From Cystobacter fuscus DSM 2262:
CCGTCGGCGGTGAGCTGGGCCGCGAGCTCCAGCCCGCCCAGCGCCTTGCGCACGTCCCCTCCGCTGCCCTCCACCAGGACGGAGAGCGCCTCGTCACTCGCGCTCAGACGCCGGGCGCCCAGCCCCCGCTTCTCCTCGGAGAGCGCCCGCAGGAGCGCGGTCCGGAGGTCCGCGGGGGTGAGTTCGCGCAGCAGGAAGACGCGGCAGCGGCTGACGAGCGCGGGCCTCACCTCGAAGCTGATGTTCTCCGTCGTCGCCCCGAGGAGGATGAGCAGACCGCTCTCCACATGGGGCAGGGCCTGTTCCTGGACGTTCTTGGCCCAGCGGTGGATCTCATCCACGAAGACGACGGTGCGCCGGTGGTACTGGTTGCGCAGGCGCTCGGCCTCGGCCACCACCTCGCGGATGCGGGGGATGCCATCGGAGACGGCCGAGAGGATGACGAACTCCGCGTCGACGCTGGCCGCCAGCATGCGCGCGAGCGTGGTCTTCCCCACGCCCGGAGGCCCACCGAAGAGGCAGGAGACGATGGACTTGCGCTCGATGAGCTGGCGCAGGGGCGCGCCAGGGCCGAGCAGGTGCGACTGCCCGATGAACTCCTCGGGGGTGCGCGGACGCATGCGCTCGGCCAGCGGCGCGAAGCGGTTCACATCGACGGAAGCGGCGAACAGGTCGGGACCAGCGGGCATCGGGAGGCGGCAGCCTAACAAACGAGCTACTCCGCCTGAAGAAGACACGGGCCTCCGGGGACTTTCTCCCCGGGGCCCATGGTGTTTTCACGTGCCGCGTCCGTGCTCCACGGAAGGTGTCGAAGAATTCGTTTCGGTGGTCCTCCGCGCGCCCCCGGTCACGGAGCTACGCGCGGGCGTGCGCCGCGGGAGAGAACGGGCTCACGTAGGGCGCCACGGCGAGTTCCGCCCAGGTGTCGTGGAGCCCATCGAGGTAGCGCACCGGGGCGCCTGAGAGCTCCGCGCCATCCAGGCAGTTGAGGTTCACCCCGTAGAACGCGCCGCCCAGCTCCGGGATGTTCCCGTGCCCGAAGACGCGGATGCCGCACACCCCGCAGAAGTGGGCATGGATGGCCTCATGGCGCGAGAAGTCACGCAGCACCTCCTGGCCGGCCACGAGGCGGAAGGACTCCGGCTTCACGTTCATGCCCCACCAGGCCGTCTTGGTGCAGATGGTGCAATTGCACCGGGTCGTTCCGGCGCTCGGATTGAAGTCGGCCTCGAAGCGCACGGCGCCACACTGGCAGCTGCCCCGGTATGTCCGGACACCGGTGGAAGGGGAGGAAGCGGTCGTCATGGTGGGACTCCTGGAAAGGGGGCGCGGCGCTTTCGGGCTCGCCCCGGTGACGAGGAGAAGCTAGGAAGCCTCGCGGACAGATTCGGTCCGCGATTCGAGGAGCCGTCCCATGGTCCAGACCTCCGCCCGGCTGCTCAAGGTGCTGTCACTGTTGCAGTCCCGGCGCTTCTGGGCGGGCGGAGCGCTGGCGAGCGAGCTGGGCGTCACCGAGCGCAGCGTGCGCCGGGACGTGGAGCGGTTGCGGACGCTGGGCTACCCGGTGCACGCGACGGCGGGCGTGGGCGGTGGCTACCAGCTCGGTGCCGGGAAGGAATTGCCTCCACTGCCGCTCGAGGACGACGAGGCCGTGGCCGTGGCGGTGGGCCTGCGTGCCGCGGCGGCCGGTCCGGTGACGGGCCTGGAGGATGCGGCGGTGCGGGCGCTCGGGAAGCTGGAGCAGGTGCTGCCCAAGCGGCTGCGGCGCCGGGTGAATGCCCTGCAAGCCGTGAGCGTGCGGCTCGGGGACGCGGGGCCCACGGTGGATGCCGAGGCCCTGGCGGTGATCGCGAACGCCTGCCGGGATGGGGAGTCGCTGCGCTTCGACTACGCGGGCCGCGAGGGCGCGGTGAGCGCGCGGTGCGTGGAGCCCTACCGCCTCGTGCACACCCGCTCCCGCTGGTACCTGCTGGCGTACGACCTCGAGCGGGAGGGGTGGCGCACGTTCCGCGTGGACCGCATCGGCCCGGGCCCGAGGACGGGACGCGCCTTCAAACCCCGGCCCCTGCCGTCCGAGGACGTGGCCGCCTACGTGTCGCAAGCCGTCTCGACGGAGGTCTACCGCTTCCGCGCGCGGGTGACGGTGCATGCCTCGGCGCGGACGGTCTCCGAGCGCCTGTCCGGCGTCGCCGCCCGCGTGGAGGAACGGGAGGGGGAGCGGTGCCTCGTGCACACGGGCGCGGACAGCCTCGAGGCGCTCGCGTTCCACCTGGGTTTCATGGGTTTCGACTTCGAGGTGCACGAGCCACCGGAGCTCATCGAGCACCTGCGCCGCATGTCCGAGCGCCTCGCCCGGGCCGCTCGGGGAACACCGGGATGACGAGCGCGCCAACGCTGAACGACGCCATCGCCAGCGCCTTCGAGGAGCTGAACGGGCGCGGCATCGTCGCGATGGATACACGATGTCCGAGGGCTGGTTCGAGGTGGATGACCCAGCCCTCCGCCTGGACGGTCCGCGGGTGACTCGCGAGGCCCCGAGCGCTCTCAGTTGGAGCAGAGCACCACCGACGCGTAGTCCGTGAGCCAGCTCCGGCGATGCGCCACCCCGATGATGTATTGGTTGTCGGCGCACTGCCCCTTGTGCTTGCCCGCGCTCCAGTCGCCTCCCGAGTTCGATGCGCGCTGGTCTCCTCCCCAGAAGTCCTTCGCCGATCTGTTGTTGAGAGGGATTCCACCGGTGTTCTGCTCGCAGAGCAGGCCCGCCAGCTCGATCGTGAACGGGTTCGCCGTGGAGATGCCCACCGCGTAGGAGCCCGTGGGGCACTCGAACTTGATGCTCTGGCTGGCCCAGTCACCCGGGTAGCGCAGCGGTGAGACCTCCTGGGTGACCGTGTGGTAGCTCCCCGTGCCCTGCTGCGCGGGAACGGCTCCCGCGTTGGTGCAGAGGATGGAGAAGTTCTCGCTCACCCCCACCAGGCGGTAGCCCCGCGGACAGCTGAGCTTCGCCTTGCCCGAGTGCCAGTCGAAATCCAGCGAGTTGTTGTCCACGTAGTAGGTGGAGTCGCCGTCCTTCACGAGGACGGCCATCGCCAGGAAGCGCGTCGCATCCACGGCGCCTGTCCGCCCGTCCGCCCCGAGCAGTCGGCCCAAGGGGCCCGTCCCGAGCCGCCAGTCACCGCCGCGCACGCCATTCCAGTCCGGATAGCTCCACAGGCCGTAGGTCTCTTCCTCCCCCTGCACCGAGTTCTGGATCTTCGCCGCGTTGATGGCCCAGTAGGCCCAGTCGACGTCCTTGTCGATCAGGTAGTCCGCGAGGTGGTTGAACCACGCCCGGGAGTTGGCCGCCTGCTCGTTGTAGCCGACGCCGAACTCGCTCATCCAGACCGGCGCGGTGTACGCCTGATTCGCCTCGAGCACGAAGCCCCACTCCTGATCCAACGTGCCGTGGAGTGTTGCCTTGTCCATGTCGCTGTACTTCGGGCCGCTGCCCAGCGAGCCTCCCGACTGATTGGGCCCGGTGTAGCCATAGTTGTGCACGGCGTAGACGAGCTTGTCTCCGCGCAACAGGGCGACGGGCCGCTGCCTCATGGGCTTGAGCTGCGGGCGCGCTCCGTCCAGGAGTCCCCACCAGTTGACCGCCTCGACGACGATGAGCAGGTCCGGGTTCGTGCGCAGCAGCAGGTTGCCCATCGTCTGGGCCGCCATGTGCCAGTCATGCTGGTTGCGCATCCCCCAGTTGGGGCTGTCCAGTCCGTCCGGACGCACCTCGTTGCGCAGGTCGGCCCCGGCCACCCACTTGTTGCCCTGGTAGCGCGTCGCCAGCATCACCCAGTCGTCCTGCCACCGCTGCAGGGCCTGGCTGCTGTCCCAGAAGCCATTGCCATCCCAGCCGCAGCACCACATGGACTTCGTCGTGTGGTTGTTCAGGATGACCACCAGTCCCTGCCGCGTCAGCTCCGCCACGACGGCGTCGTAGACCTCGAGCGCCGTCTTGTTCAGCAGCTCCGGGTTCTTCGTGGTGTCGATACACGTGACGCCGTGCTTCTCCAGACACCGCTGCGCCGCGGGCTTGTTGTCATCCGGGTGCAGCATGTTGTTGGAGAACGGCAGCCGGACGGAGTTGAAGCCCAGCGCCTTCATTCCCGTGACGAGGTCCGACAGCTTCTGCTTGTCCAGGCCTCCCACCACCTCGAGCTGATCACTCGCGCCGAACCAGTTGAAGGACTTCAGCTTGAAGCGCTCTCCGCAGCGGTCGACGATGTACCGGCCCCGGGTGCTCAGCGGAACGCGCGGGCTGCACTGCGCCGCGGCCAGCCCGGCACCCTCGGGGCTTTCGCGGTGGCCTGACTCGGCGCCGGCCATTCCGGTCCGGGCCAGGGCGGCTGTGCCGGACAGGTGGAGTACCGCCAACATCAACAGCAGAGGACTGTTCTTCATCGGGTACGGCTCCTGGTGTGAGGAGAGCCTGGGACTGAACTCCCGAATACCCGGATAGTCCAGCCAGAACGTCTGGGCTGGGACGAATGGTGTACCAGACCCAGCGGTGGTGATTCGCATCGCGCTGGGCCTTGTCGCGGGTCCGCACCTCGCACTGGCGATGGGCACCCTGGCGCAGGTGGTAGGTTTCGGCGACAGTTCATTCATGTCGCTCACGGCCCCACCACACGAACACGCTCCACTCCTTGTTCGCGACGCTGCTGGCGACGAGGCGCTCCCGCGACGCTTCCGCTCGACCGCGAACGTCCCGGCCGGTATCGAGGAAGCAGGCTGGTACGCACTCCGTGCGTCTGGCAGCGCGCAAATGGGAGGCGCCGCGCTGCGAGCGCTCGCCGCCAACACCCCTGGCCCACTCGTCGTCGTGGACCTCCGCGAGGAGTCACACGGGTTCCTCGGCGACCTGCCCGTGTCGTGGTACGCGCCACGCAATGTCGGCAATCGAGGCCGCACGCGGGAGGCCACGCTGGCCGAGGAACTGCGCCTGCTGGACTCGCTGCGGCGCCACGAATCACTCGCCTTCGACGGCCAGGGCAAGGATCGCGGCCCGCCCGAGCCGGTGCGTCCCATCGCCGCGTTCGGCACCGTGTGCACCGAGGAGTCCATCTGCACCGAGGCCGGCGCCGGCTATGCCCGGCTGCTCGTCACGGACCACCACGGCCCGGATGCCGGAGAGCTCGATCGCTTCGTCGCGTTTCTCGAGCGCCTGCCCGACGGCGCCTGGGTTCATTATCACTGCCGCGGCGGGCGCGGACGCACCTCGACCTTCCTGCTGCTCCACGATCTGCTGCGCAACGCGCACCGCCTGCCCTTTTCCGTGATCGCCCACCGGCAGCGTGTGCTGTCCGACGGCTATGACCTCCTGGCCCATGGCGAGCCGGCCGATTGGAAGACACCGCTGCGGCGGGCACGAGCCGAGATCGTGCCCGCCTTCGCCGAATTCGCCCGGGAGCGCGCCGTCGGCGGAAGCCAGCGATTCACCGAGTGGCTGGGGGCGCGGCAGGAGATGCGTTAAGGGAGGGCACTTCAGAGCTGGGATGCTAGTGTCGCCCCAACGCCCTGTCCCAGGCAGCCAACTGCATGGTCACCGTGTATTTCCATGCGCTGGAGACATCCTCGAAGTCCTCTGGGCGGAGTGCGCCGAGGCGCTCGCGAAGGAAGCCCGGGTCGCTGAGTTCCTCTCGGTGCTTGAATTCGGTGTCCACCTTGACCAATGCAGGAATCACCCGGATCAAGGCCTCCATGCAATCCTGTCGGGTCGCACGAGACATGTGCTCCACTGTCCGTGCCAACTGCTCGTGCACCGAGACAGGGCCTCCAGGGCACCACGCCTCCAGCGTCATGCCGTAGATGTCCTCCACCAACTCCTCCAGCGTGTACTCGCGATCAAACCAGAATGCGTAGCGCGGGCCTTGGAGGACGTCCCAGAAGCGCAGCAGCGCGGCGAGCCGCCTCGCCATGCGCTGTGCGCTGCGCGGCGGGGGAGGAGATACTGCATGGTGGAGTGCCCCCCACGGGGTGCTCAAGCTGAAGGACTCGAAGGCTTCCTCCATTCGCTGACGCTCCTCTTTCGGGACGCCGTCATTCAAGTACATGAAGACCTCGTCGAACAGGTGCACCCGCCAGCGGGGCTGGGGGATGATGTCGAACTCGGCCCCCGAATGCATGAGCAGCACCTCGCCGGGCGGCACCTGGAGCATCCGCCGGGGATGGGTAAAGGCTCCCGTCTTGAGGTACTCCCGGGCCCACCTGCGGCCCTCGGTTCTCACCGCGCGGAGGATGGCGCCGGTAGGACCGTGGAGCATCGCTGGAAACTCAAGCACCGGCATCTGTGACAGGGTCATGGCTTTAGCCCTAACTTGAACGCTCGCGCATCGGGGGAGGTGCGCGGGCGGTGGCTCAGGACTCCTCGTCCGGGCCCGAGTCGCCGGGCTCGGTGTCGCCCAGGGGCATGCGCAGGGCGCGGGCTTTCTTCGCGCGCTTGCGGCTGAGCTCCACGCCCACCGCGTCCAGCCCCAGGTCATTGGCCACGGCGAGCACCGTGCCATGGCCACAGAAGGGGTCCACGATGCGGCGCGTGGAGGTGTTCTCCAGCACGTAACGGCAGGCGGCGAGGCACGCCTCCACGCCCATGCCGCGCGTCCACGTCACCTCACCCGCCTGGGGGAGCACGTCGGGGGTGGAGCGCGAGAGGTCGGCGCGCACGTCGCGCGAGAAGCACAACAGGTGCGAGTACGCGGGGCGTCCGAAGGTCGTCTGCCCCGCGGGGGCGCGGCACACCACCTTGTGCCAGAGCAGGGCGTGTCCCTGTTGCTCGGCGGCCTTCTGCACCAGGTAGCCCTTGTCCACCCACGTCCCGTCCTTCTTGATGTCCGTCTGGTAGAAGATGGTGACGCCCTCGTCCGGGCAGCGCGAGAGCACGAGCGCCGCGGTGCGCACGAACCAGTCCTTCCACTCGGCGAGGGTGAGGGTGGGGAACTCGGACACGTCGGGCATGGAGGTGATGAGCGAGCACCCCTCGAGCACCCCCTGCGCCTCCAGCCACGCGAGCGCATCCGCGCAGTGCACCGTGCGCTCGCCTTGGGGAGCCTCCCGCTCCGCTCGCCGTTCGTCCGAGGTCATGCGCTCAGCGCCGCTTCACGTTGAAGGGGCCGAAGCCCTGGTCGGCGGGCATGACCTCGATGACGTTGATGTTCACGCGCGGGGGGCGGGTGACGCACCACAGCACCACGTCGGCGATGTCCGCGGCGGTGAGCGGCTCCATGCCCTCGTACACCTTGCCCGCGCGCTCGGCGTCGCCCTTGAAGCGCACCAGCGAGAACTCCGTCTCCACCATGCCGGGCTGCACGTCCGTCACCCGCACGCGTGTGCCCGCCAGGTCCGCCTTCAGGTTCTGGGAGAACTGGTGCACGAACGCCTTGGTGGCCCCGTACACGTTGCCGCCCGGGTAGGGGTAGGTGGCCGCCACCGAGCCCAGGTTCACCACGTGCCCCCGGTTGCGCCGCACCATGCCCGGCAGGAGCGCGCGCGTCACGTACACCAGCCCCTTGCAGTTGGTGTCGATCATCGCCTCCCAGTCATCCATGGACGCCTCGTGCGCGGGCGACTGCCCCAGCGCCAGCCCCGCGTTGTTGACGAGCACGTCCACGTCGGCGAACTCCGGCGGCAGGGAGGCGAGCGAGGAGTCGACCTCTTCGCGCGAACCGACGTCCAATACGAGACAGTGGGATGGGGTAGGGAGGCGTGCGGCGAGGGAATGCAACCGCTCCTCGCGGCGTCCCACTAGGATGAGCCGCGCGCCTTCCTGGGAGAGCGAGAGGGCGCAGGCTTCACCAATGCCCGAAGTGGCCCCGGTCACCAGGGCTGTCCATCCTTGAAGCGTGTTCATGGTCGCCGATCCTACCGGCGCGGGGGAGGAGTGCACGTGTCTCATGACACCCGGAGTCTGATTCCCGTGGGTTCTCGCGTTAACATGGGCGTCATGACGCCCGCTCGTGCTCTCAACGCGATCCACCTGCGCCAGGGCCATCCGGACTTCCTGGATCTGCCCTGGCACCTACCGCTGGAGGCCTGGAACCGCGAGGTGTGTCCGCGCCTGGTCGAGGTGCCGCGCGGTCTGTCGCGGCACACGGTCGTCTTCGTGAGCTACGGGGCGGAGATCTACGCGCTCAAGGAGCTGCCCATGCCCATCGGCCAGCGCGAGTACGACGTGCTGCGCGGCCTGGAGGATCGGCGGCTGCCCTCGGTCACCCCCGTGGGGCACGCGCGCGTGCGCGCCCCGGATCAGCCCGGCAACGAGGTGGCCATCCTCTTCACCCAGTACCTGAGCTCGTCGCTGCCCTACCGCGTGCTCTTCATGAACAAGGGCCTGGAGCGCTACCGCGAGCGGCTCCTCGACGCCATGGCCAGCCTGCTCGTGCGCCTGCACCTGGGTGGCTTCTTCTGGGGCGACTGCTCCCTGTCCAACGTGCTCTTCCGCCGCGACGCGGGCGAGCTGCAGGCGTACGCGGTGGACGCCGAGACGTCCGAGCTGCACGCGAAGCTGTCCGACGGCCAGCGCGAGCTGGACCTGATGATCATGGAGGAGAACGTCACCGGGGGCCTGGCGGACCTGGCGGCCATGGAGGAGGTGGAGCTGCCCGCGGTGCTCGACGTGTACGAGACGGCCCCGAGCATCCGCCAGCGCTACGAGCGGCTGTGGACGGAGATCAACAAGGAGATCCCCATCTCGCGCAGCGAGAGCTACCGCATCCACGAGCGCATCCGGGCGCTCAATGACCTGGGCTTCTCGGTGGGCGAGGTGGACCTGGTGGCCAGCGGCGACGGCAGCCAGCTGCGCATGCGCACCATCGTCACGGACCGCGAGTACCATCGCCACCAGCTGCACAACCTCACGGGCCTGGTGGCCGAGGAGCGCCAGGCGGCGATGCTGCTCAACGAGGTGCGCGAGCTGAAGGCCACGCTCACGCGCGAGCTCAACCGGAGCGTGCCCCTGAGCGTGGCGGCGTTCCGCTGGCTCGACGAGCGCTTCCGGCCCACCATCAACAAGTTCCAGAAGGACCTGGGCGCGGCGGCGGACGAGGCCGAGCTGTACTGCCAGGTGCTCGAGCACAAGTGGTTCCTGTCGGAGAAGGCCAAGCGGGACGTGGGCCTGGACGCCGCCATCAAGGCGTACGTGGCGCTGCGCCGTGAGCAGCCCGCCCCCGCGCTCCTGCGCTCGGAGAGCGCCCCCCTGGCGGCCCTCGTGGAGTCCACCCGGCGGCTTCCGTCCGCGTAGCGCGCGGGCCCGGGCGGCGGCTCAACCGGGCTCGCCGCCCCGCTGGAGTCGCTCCTGGAGCCGCTCCTGGAGCCGCTCCACGTCCGCCTCGGTGTCCACGTCCAGGCCTCCGCCCTCGAGCGTCACCGGCTCCACCCGGCGTCCCCGGAACACGGCGCGCGCCCCCTGGTCCCCCTCGAGCGCGAGCAGCTCCGGGAGCAGGGCCGGGGAGAACAGGGCGGGCACCCCCACGACGCCCTCGTAGGCCGACGCGACGATGGGCGCCCCCGTGTCGCGCCAGGTGTGGGCCAGGGCGCGCAGGTGCTCGGCCGTGAGCAACGGCTGATCGCACGTGAGCACCAGCACCGCCGTGTCGACGCCCTCGAGCCCCTGGCGGATGGAGCTGGCGATTCCCTCCTCGGCGCGCGGGTTGTGGACGCAGGTGACGGGCAGGGAGGTCACGGCCCGGGAGACCTCCTCCGCGCGCGCCCCCGTCACCACCCGCACCGGGCCCAGCCCCGACTCCACCGCGAGCCTCGCCGCCCGGTGCACGAGCGTCTCCCCCCGCCACTCGACGAGCTGCTTGGGCCGGCCGAGCCGCGAGGAGGCCCCCGCCGCGAGCACCACCACCGTCACCGCTTCCATGCGCGCACCCTTTCTTCACTCGGCGCTGGGGGATTTCCCTGGGAGTGAAGCGTGAATGAGATTGGCGTCGAAAACACCGGGCAACTAGGTATGACCCCCGTATTTCATGCCACGGCCCGGCGTGTGCGACACTGGCCGCTGGAGCTACGAGGAGGCACGACGCCCCATGCGAGAGTTGAGCGAGGTCCTCACCGCGTACAGGGCGGCCCGGGCGAGCGGAGAGCCGCTGCTGCTCGCCACGCTCGTGCGGGTGGAGGGCTCGACGTACCGGCGGCCCGGTGCGCGGATGTTGATGACGGGCGAGCGTCAGCTCGCGGGCGGCATCAGCGGTGGGTGCCTGGAGTCCGACGTGCTGCGCAAGGCGCTCTGGCGCACCGAGCAGGGCGAGGCGGTCGTCATCCAGTACGACTCGCGCGCGGATGACGAGTTCGCCTTCACCATGGGTCTGGGCTGCAACGGGCTCGTCGAGCTGCTCCTGGAGCGGTTGGAGGGCTCCCGGCCCCACGTGTTGGACTTCCTGGAGCGCAGCCAGGCCGAGCGGGTGACGGCGGCGATCGCCACCGTGGTCGTCTCGGGCACGGGGCGCGAGCGGGTGGGGGCGCGGGTGATGCGTGACGCGCTCGGGCGTACGGACTCGAGCGTCCAGGACGAGGCCCTGCGCGCGCTGTTGATGGAGGACCTGGCGCAGGCGCTCGCGAGCGGCCACTCGGGTTACCAGCGCCGGGAGACGGACACGTGCGTGGTGGAGGTGGCCATCGAGGTGGTGGCTCCGCCGGTGCCGCTGGTGCTCTTCGGCACGGGCTTCGACGTGCACCCGGTGGTGGAGCTGGCCAAGAACATTGGCTGGCACGTGACGGTGGTGGGTACGCGGCCCTCGGGCAACCTGAAGACGCGCTTTCCCCGGGCGGACGCGTGGGTGGGCGCCCGCGCCGGCATGACGCTGGACGCGCTGAACCTGGACGCGCGCACGCTCGCGGTGCTCATGACGCACAACTTCACCGAGGACGAGGAGCTGCTCTCGCGGCTGCTGCCCTCGCCCGTGCGCTACATCGGCGTGCTGGGTCCCCGGCGCCGCCTCGAGCGGCTGCTCACGACGCTGGAGGGGCAGGGCATACGGCCGACGCCCGCGCAGCTCGCGCGGCTGTACGGGCCGGTGGGGTTGGACATCGGGGCGGAGGGGGCGGACGAGATCGCCCTGTCGATCGTCTCGGAGCTGCAGTCCTTCGTCGCCGGACGCGAGGGCGGGGCGTTGCGCCAGCGCACGGTGCCCATCCATCCGGACCCGGAGCCCTTCGTCGCGCGGCCCCTGCCTCGCGCCGCGGAGAACATCGTCCAGGCCACGTGCGCCCTGGAGTCCTGATGCATCCGCCCAGGGGTGCCTGACCCTCCAGGTCATTCCGGCGGACATCACATTGGAAGTAGGGTGAACCCCACCTGGCGAGTCATGTCGCCAGATGGAGGTCACCCCATGTTCGGTTTCATCCCGTCCCGGCACCGGCGCGTCCCGCCCGGCACGGGGCAGCTGCTCTTCCGCGAGGAAGGCGTCGAGTACGAGCAGATCAAGTGTGTGGGCACGGGTCCCTACGGAGAGCTCATCTTCCTGGCCTGGCGGCACGCCGCGCACCACGGCTCCACCCCGGTGGTGGTGAAGAGCCTGGGGGGGTTGCAGCCCTGGAAGCCGCGCCGGCGCCTGGAGGCGGAAGCGCGGTTGCTGTCGGGGCTCGTGCATCCGGGGATCGCCCGCGTCCTCGGTTGCCACTCGCGTGGGACCCAGCACTTCACGGTGTCGGAGTTCATCGAGGGCCACTCCCTGACCAAGCTGCTCGGCTACGCGGCGATGCGGGGCAGGCCCCTGAGCGAGGAGTTCGCCCTGTATGTCTGCGCCCAGGTGGCCGGGGCCCTCCATGCCGCGCATTCCATGCGGGGTGGGGACTTCCCGCCCTGGGGCCTGGTTCATCGCAACGTGTGCCCGGACAACATCCGGGTGGACCGCGGCGGCCAGCCCAAGCTCACCCACTTCGACCTCGCCGGGTGTCCCCTGCCGGGACGCGAGACGCTCACGGGGCTGACGGATCCGCTCGGAGACCCCGACTATGCCGCGCCCGAGCGGCTGTGCCCGCGGCTGGTGCGCGCGAGGCCGGATGCACGGCTGGACCTGTTCTCCCTGGGGCTCGTGCTGCTGGAACTGCTCACCCACAAGCACCTCTACTACGTGGCGACCGTGGACCAGCGCGTGGCGCGGCTCCTCCTGCTGCTCCGGCTCGCCGTCCACCCCATGTCGCGAGAAGAGGCCCGGTCGGTGGATCAGCTGGCGATCCGGGCCGAGCTCTTCCGTCCCAGTGACGTGGAGTACGCCGCGCGGGACGTCTCGGAGCCGGTGAAGGCGGTTGTCCACACGTTGCTGCGCCAGGAGCCCGGGGATCGCTACGTGACGGCCGCTGAAGTGCAGGCGGAGCTGCTGCGCTGCCTGAAGGGCCGGACCCTCTGGTACGGCGCCTGGCGGGCCGCGCGGGAGGTCCGGCAACTGGAGCGCGAGGTGGCCCACCTGCCGCACGAGGCCCAGA
This genomic window contains:
- a CDS encoding replication-associated recombination protein A, whose amino-acid sequence is MPAGPDLFAASVDVNRFAPLAERMRPRTPEEFIGQSHLLGPGAPLRQLIERKSIVSCLFGGPPGVGKTTLARMLAASVDAEFVILSAVSDGIPRIREVVAEAERLRNQYHRRTVVFVDEIHRWAKNVQEQALPHVESGLLILLGATTENISFEVRPALVSRCRVFLLRELTPADLRTALLRALSEEKRGLGARRLSASDEALSVLVEGSGGDVRKALGGLELAAQLTADGAEISRETALQATGTRLARHNKDGDEHFELLSALQKSCRGSNPQGAIFWAARLLQTGDHVALWRRLKVIAVEDVGLAMPEAIGIVRACEEGFHSVGMPEGRIFVAQATLLLATAKKSNRGYQAMDAALAAVEAHPNAAPPLHLRNAPTELMKELGYKKGYEAPWNHKDHYVPGQTYLPEPLERSVFYRPSKEGHEAEIHERMSHWWREDKASRGE
- a CDS encoding GFA family protein, which codes for MTTASSPSTGVRTYRGSCQCGAVRFEADFNPSAGTTRCNCTICTKTAWWGMNVKPESFRLVAGQEVLRDFSRHEAIHAHFCGVCGIRVFGHGNIPELGGAFYGVNLNCLDGAELSGAPVRYLDGLHDTWAELAVAPYVSPFSPAAHARA
- a CDS encoding helix-turn-helix transcriptional regulator, translating into MVQTSARLLKVLSLLQSRRFWAGGALASELGVTERSVRRDVERLRTLGYPVHATAGVGGGYQLGAGKELPPLPLEDDEAVAVAVGLRAAAAGPVTGLEDAAVRALGKLEQVLPKRLRRRVNALQAVSVRLGDAGPTVDAEALAVIANACRDGESLRFDYAGREGAVSARCVEPYRLVHTRSRWYLLAYDLEREGWRTFRVDRIGPGPRTGRAFKPRPLPSEDVAAYVSQAVSTEVYRFRARVTVHASARTVSERLSGVAARVEEREGERCLVHTGADSLEALAFHLGFMGFDFEVHEPPELIEHLRRMSERLARAARGTPG
- a CDS encoding glycoside hydrolase family 5 protein, whose protein sequence is MKNSPLLLMLAVLHLSGTAALARTGMAGAESGHRESPEGAGLAAAQCSPRVPLSTRGRYIVDRCGERFKLKSFNWFGASDQLEVVGGLDKQKLSDLVTGMKALGFNSVRLPFSNNMLHPDDNKPAAQRCLEKHGVTCIDTTKNPELLNKTALEVYDAVVAELTRQGLVVILNNHTTKSMWCCGWDGNGFWDSSQALQRWQDDWVMLATRYQGNKWVAGADLRNEVRPDGLDSPNWGMRNQHDWHMAAQTMGNLLLRTNPDLLIVVEAVNWWGLLDGARPQLKPMRQRPVALLRGDKLVYAVHNYGYTGPNQSGGSLGSGPKYSDMDKATLHGTLDQEWGFVLEANQAYTAPVWMSEFGVGYNEQAANSRAWFNHLADYLIDKDVDWAYWAINAAKIQNSVQGEEETYGLWSYPDWNGVRGGDWRLGTGPLGRLLGADGRTGAVDATRFLAMAVLVKDGDSTYYVDNNSLDFDWHSGKAKLSCPRGYRLVGVSENFSILCTNAGAVPAQQGTGSYHTVTQEVSPLRYPGDWASQSIKFECPTGSYAVGISTANPFTIELAGLLCEQNTGGIPLNNRSAKDFWGGDQRASNSGGDWSAGKHKGQCADNQYIIGVAHRRSWLTDYASVVLCSN
- a CDS encoding protein-tyrosine phosphatase 2; translation: MGGAALRALAANTPGPLVVVDLREESHGFLGDLPVSWYAPRNVGNRGRTREATLAEELRLLDSLRRHESLAFDGQGKDRGPPEPVRPIAAFGTVCTEESICTEAGAGYARLLVTDHHGPDAGELDRFVAFLERLPDGAWVHYHCRGGRGRTSTFLLLHDLLRNAHRLPFSVIAHRQRVLSDGYDLLAHGEPADWKTPLRRARAEIVPAFAEFARERAVGGSQRFTEWLGARQEMR
- a CDS encoding SDR family oxidoreductase; translated protein: MNTLQGWTALVTGATSGIGEACALSLSQEGARLILVGRREERLHSLAARLPTPSHCLVLDVGSREEVDSSLASLPPEFADVDVLVNNAGLALGQSPAHEASMDDWEAMIDTNCKGLVYVTRALLPGMVRRNRGHVVNLGSVAATYPYPGGNVYGATKAFVHQFSQNLKADLAGTRVRVTDVQPGMVETEFSLVRFKGDAERAGKVYEGMEPLTAADIADVVLWCVTRPPRVNINVIEVMPADQGFGPFNVKRR
- a CDS encoding DUF4032 domain-containing protein, translating into MGSRVNMGVMTPARALNAIHLRQGHPDFLDLPWHLPLEAWNREVCPRLVEVPRGLSRHTVVFVSYGAEIYALKELPMPIGQREYDVLRGLEDRRLPSVTPVGHARVRAPDQPGNEVAILFTQYLSSSLPYRVLFMNKGLERYRERLLDAMASLLVRLHLGGFFWGDCSLSNVLFRRDAGELQAYAVDAETSELHAKLSDGQRELDLMIMEENVTGGLADLAAMEEVELPAVLDVYETAPSIRQRYERLWTEINKEIPISRSESYRIHERIRALNDLGFSVGEVDLVASGDGSQLRMRTIVTDREYHRHQLHNLTGLVAEERQAAMLLNEVRELKATLTRELNRSVPLSVAAFRWLDERFRPTINKFQKDLGAAADEAELYCQVLEHKWFLSEKAKRDVGLDAAIKAYVALRREQPAPALLRSESAPLAALVESTRRLPSA
- a CDS encoding nucleotidyltransferase family protein, producing the protein MEAVTVVVLAAGASSRLGRPKQLVEWRGETLVHRAARLAVESGLGPVRVVTGARAEEVSRAVTSLPVTCVHNPRAEEGIASSIRQGLEGVDTAVLVLTCDQPLLTAEHLRALAHTWRDTGAPIVASAYEGVVGVPALFSPALLPELLALEGDQGARAVFRGRRVEPVTLEGGGLDVDTEADVERLQERLQERLQRGGEPG
- a CDS encoding XdhC family protein, with the protein product MRELSEVLTAYRAARASGEPLLLATLVRVEGSTYRRPGARMLMTGERQLAGGISGGCLESDVLRKALWRTEQGEAVVIQYDSRADDEFAFTMGLGCNGLVELLLERLEGSRPHVLDFLERSQAERVTAAIATVVVSGTGRERVGARVMRDALGRTDSSVQDEALRALLMEDLAQALASGHSGYQRRETDTCVVEVAIEVVAPPVPLVLFGTGFDVHPVVELAKNIGWHVTVVGTRPSGNLKTRFPRADAWVGARAGMTLDALNLDARTLAVLMTHNFTEDEELLSRLLPSPVRYIGVLGPRRRLERLLTTLEGQGIRPTPAQLARLYGPVGLDIGAEGADEIALSIVSELQSFVAGREGGALRQRTVPIHPDPEPFVARPLPRAAENIVQATCALES